The following coding sequences lie in one Acidobacteriota bacterium genomic window:
- a CDS encoding pyridoxal phosphate-dependent aminotransferase family protein, whose product MVEHFGLEDEVDIHVGTFSKALGGQGGYVAGSQSLYNYLMGFARSRVFSCALSPAVTAGVLAALRIVKREPQLRQRLWENVAHFRSLLATAGVDGRVHVADHPDRDSQRSEDPGHRAETAEGRAVSAAHHLPAVAKHRSRFRVSISASHSTADLDRAAAILIKVLREEEIIK is encoded by the coding sequence GTGGTGGAACACTTCGGCCTCGAGGATGAAGTGGACATCCACGTCGGCACCTTCTCAAAGGCGCTCGGCGGCCAGGGTGGCTACGTCGCGGGCTCGCAGAGCCTCTACAACTACCTGATGGGTTTCGCGCGGTCGCGAGTGTTTTCGTGCGCACTGTCACCGGCGGTCACGGCCGGCGTGCTGGCGGCCCTCCGGATCGTGAAACGTGAACCCCAGTTGCGCCAGCGCCTCTGGGAAAACGTGGCGCACTTCCGCAGCCTGCTGGCCACGGCCGGCGTTGATGGCCGAGTCCACGTCGCAGATCATCCCGATCGTGATTCGCAACGATCGGAAGATCCTGGGCATCGCGCAGAAACTGCAGAAGGAAGGGCTGTATCTGCAGCCCATCATCTTCCGGCGGTGGCCAAACACCGGTCGCGGTTCCGGGTGTCGATTTCGGCAAGCCATTCAACGGCGGACCTGGACCGCGCCGCTGCCATCCTGATTAAGGTTCTTCGTGAAGAGGAGATCATCAAGTGA